A genomic region of Bosea sp. 124 contains the following coding sequences:
- a CDS encoding thymidine phosphorylase family protein, with amino-acid sequence MEHFLAAIDAATRRLALKPVSIDAWRDNIAYLPRDSMLGVEDFDGPGKVDVAGQADASGQRRSIRARVNVVEPGWLLAPDEIGLSREAFAQLGLPENSEITLTRTPPQHSRDALRAKIQGHELGASEYAMLLRDIVEGRYPEGEISAFLVAATRSLSDAEVGALASVRASFSTPLRWNEPIVVDKHSMGGIPGSRITLIVAPIVAAHGLAMPKTSSRAITSAAGTADAMEVLAKVDLTVDDVRRTVAEARACIAWNGRLNHSAVDDVMNAITRPLGIDSNRWSVASIISKKLTAGSTHVAVDLPYGRRAKLRSQAEAEELGRLFETVGSSVGLHVEAVATCGAGPIGRGIGPALEVRDVLWVLEGQPEAPADLREKALAFAGRILSWDPAVATPERGRARAAELLDSGAARMALDAIVAAQGRREIVPKPAALTHTVKALRPGRIGEIDGWCIAGIARRAGAPFDKGAGIDLLRRVGDDVTAGEALFIIHASAGPELEAAVAMAAQDDGFVLAGEAALLD; translated from the coding sequence ATCGAGCATTTCCTCGCTGCGATCGACGCCGCCACGCGCCGGCTCGCGCTGAAGCCCGTGTCGATCGACGCCTGGCGCGACAACATCGCCTATCTGCCGCGCGACAGCATGCTCGGCGTCGAGGACTTCGACGGGCCGGGCAAGGTCGACGTGGCCGGACAGGCCGATGCGAGCGGGCAGCGCCGCAGCATCCGCGCCCGCGTCAATGTCGTCGAGCCGGGCTGGCTGCTGGCGCCGGACGAGATCGGCCTGTCGCGCGAGGCCTTCGCGCAACTCGGCCTGCCGGAAAACAGCGAGATCACGCTGACGCGCACCCCGCCGCAGCACAGCCGCGATGCGCTTCGCGCCAAGATTCAAGGCCATGAGCTCGGCGCGTCCGAATACGCCATGCTGCTGCGCGACATCGTCGAGGGGCGCTACCCCGAAGGCGAAATCTCGGCGTTTCTCGTTGCCGCCACGCGTTCGCTGAGCGATGCCGAGGTTGGCGCGTTGGCCAGCGTCCGCGCTTCCTTCTCGACGCCCCTGCGCTGGAACGAGCCGATCGTCGTCGACAAGCATTCGATGGGCGGCATTCCCGGCAGCCGGATCACGCTGATCGTGGCGCCGATCGTCGCGGCCCATGGCCTCGCCATGCCCAAGACCTCGTCGCGTGCGATCACCTCGGCCGCCGGCACTGCCGATGCGATGGAGGTTCTGGCGAAGGTCGATCTCACGGTCGACGATGTCCGCCGCACGGTTGCAGAGGCCCGCGCTTGCATCGCCTGGAACGGGCGTCTCAACCACTCCGCCGTGGACGATGTGATGAACGCGATCACGCGCCCGCTGGGCATCGATTCCAATCGCTGGTCGGTGGCTTCGATCATCTCGAAGAAGCTGACGGCGGGCTCGACCCATGTCGCCGTCGATCTGCCCTACGGCCGGCGGGCGAAGCTGCGCAGCCAGGCCGAAGCCGAAGAGTTGGGCCGCCTGTTCGAGACGGTCGGGAGCTCGGTCGGCCTGCATGTCGAGGCCGTCGCGACCTGCGGCGCCGGTCCGATCGGGCGCGGCATCGGCCCGGCGCTCGAGGTCCGCGACGTGCTCTGGGTGCTGGAAGGCCAGCCTGAGGCCCCCGCCGACCTGCGTGAGAAGGCGCTTGCCTTTGCCGGGCGCATCCTGTCCTGGGACCCCGCCGTCGCGACGCCAGAACGCGGCCGGGCGCGCGCTGCCGAACTCCTGGATTCGGGCGCGGCGCGCATGGCGTTGGACGCAATCGTCGCCGCGCAGGGGCGGCGGGAGATCGTGCCGAAGCCGGCCGCTCTGACCCATACGGTGAAGGCGCTTCGGCCCGGCCGCATCGGCGAGATCGACGGCTGGTGCATCGCCGGTATCGCGCGACGCGCCGGGGCGCCCTTCGACAAGGGCGCCGGCATCGACCTGCTGCGCCGCGTTGGCGACGACGTGACGGCAGGCGAGGCGCTCTTCATCATCCACGCCTCGGCCGGGCCGGAGCTCGAGGCGGCTGTCGCGATGGCGGCGCAGGACGATGGTTTTGTGCTGGCTGGCGAGGCCGCGTTGCTCGACTGA
- the nadC gene encoding carboxylating nicotinate-nucleotide diphosphorylase, whose product MYDRFATERLIDLWLREDIGSCDLTVQLMIEPTETGCFRMNAREPMVLAGIDVAAAVFRRYEPALSVKVEAADGDRVEKGATLILVEGPAQGILTAERTALNIVQRLSGIATETARYVDIIKGTSARLIDTRKTTPGLRMLEKHAVACGGGLNHRLGLDNGVMIKDNHIAVCGGIAQAVERARKRLPVLTKIEVECDRMEQVRDAVAAGADVIMLDNMPVPEMKEAVAYVAGRAKVEASGGIRYETIRAIAETGVDYISTSKITQSAPAVDIGLDEA is encoded by the coding sequence ATGTATGATCGTTTCGCGACCGAGCGGCTGATCGACCTCTGGCTGAGGGAGGACATCGGCTCCTGCGACCTGACCGTCCAGCTCATGATCGAGCCGACCGAGACGGGCTGCTTCCGGATGAATGCCCGCGAGCCGATGGTGCTGGCGGGGATCGATGTCGCCGCCGCCGTGTTCCGGCGCTACGAGCCGGCGCTGTCGGTCAAGGTCGAGGCTGCCGATGGCGACCGCGTCGAGAAGGGCGCGACCCTGATCCTGGTCGAGGGGCCGGCGCAGGGCATTCTGACCGCCGAGCGCACGGCACTGAACATCGTGCAGCGCCTGTCCGGCATCGCGACCGAGACGGCGCGCTATGTCGACATTATCAAGGGCACCTCGGCGCGTCTGATCGACACCCGCAAGACCACGCCCGGCCTGCGCATGCTGGAGAAGCATGCGGTCGCCTGCGGTGGCGGCCTCAACCACCGCCTCGGCCTCGATAACGGCGTGATGATCAAGGACAACCACATCGCGGTCTGCGGCGGCATCGCCCAGGCAGTCGAGCGCGCCCGCAAAAGGCTGCCGGTGCTGACCAAAATCGAGGTCGAATGCGACCGGATGGAGCAGGTCCGCGATGCGGTCGCGGCCGGCGCCGACGTCATCATGCTCGACAACATGCCGGTGCCGGAGATGAAGGAGGCGGTGGCCTATGTCGCGGGCCGCGCCAAGGTCGAGGCCTCGGGCGGTATTCGCTACGAGACCATCCGCGCCATCGCCGAGACCGGCGTCGACTATATCTCGACCAGCAAGATCACCCAGTCGGCGCCCGCCGTCGACATCGGGCTCGACGAGGCCTGA